The following coding sequences are from one Panicum hallii strain FIL2 chromosome 5, PHallii_v3.1, whole genome shotgun sequence window:
- the LOC112895182 gene encoding ubinuclein-1 isoform X4 codes for MEDPVAATAPAAAAARVPAAAAPAAAAAPPALAPQQPPATAAAVPEAAAACRRQLFTVELRPGETTIVSWKKLLREAGQAAPAPAVAAEPAFPAHAGPSGAAHPAENDPKDPTQPNRFNAVIEKIERLYMGKHSSDEEDLDDVPDDDQYDTEDSFIDDAELDEYFEVDNLKTKHDGYFVNKGKLEQIDPGASANVAPKKRRRKDSASTYPETNQHAPVDYFNIGDVPGKSSGRGTVHPVKQLASSTVGSYGQYHEDNRVVKNKTSGPGGAPKRKSSDFSVVADATEHAKISKDASHAPLELRELEKHKAAVLPVDYAHKSKTSETYDYAYSAYRDKGTSVQLDFQLRKASGENQDPSNRIYRKEKYGTSEYPVMAMGSAVYSTQTVNPVVGREGSGTKPKGTRLERAIRDLQKIVAEYRPPIIDINEVDPNGQAAVKRRLPQEVKQKLAKVARLSANQGKIQEHELMDRLMGIVGHLVQRRTLKRNMKEMVESGLSAKLEKADRFQRIKMEINEMIKTRVAAKSKDGSADDFQVANDERRALKGKSVMDAALEDRICDLYDLYVEGMDEDKGPQSRKLYVELAELWPQGYMDNVGIKDAISRSKDRKRLLYNQQKVRNEERMKRKRLAASAKLQEGYPVVMQGGVVPQVAQPPITNPITYPAPDYGQNQGLKSYERVRETSSSAIPDDSIRNAGEMKKKKRKPEYDAVDTQANIPKAPLQHGNEKQKPSKPLDEANAGSQLTQTVLGLPTVLGHNQQPS; via the exons ATGGAAGACCCCGTGGCCGCCactgcccctgccgccgccgcagctagggttccggcggcggcggctcctgcCGCTGCCGCGGCACCGCCCGCTCTCGCTCCGCAGCAGCCGCCCGCCACTGCGGCCGCGGTCCCTGAAGCTGCGGCGGCGTGCCGGAGGCAGCTGTTCACGGTGGAGCTGCGACCCGGGGAGACCACCATCGTATCGTGGAAGAAGCTCCTTAGGGAGGCCGGGCAAGCGgcaccggcgccggcggtggcagcGGAGCCGGCGTTCCCCGCACATGCGGGCCCATCCGGTGCG GCACATCCTGCAGAAAACGACCCAAAGGATCCGACACAGCCAAATCGATTTAATGCAGTCATTGAAAAAATTGAGCGCCTTTACATG GGCAAACATAGTAGTGACGAAGAAGATCTTGACGATGTACCGGATGATGATCAGTATGACACTGAGGATTCTTTTATTGATGATGCTGAGTTG GATGAATATTTTGAAGTCGATAATTTGAAAACTAAGCACGATGGGTATTTTGTGAACAAAGGAAAACTGGAACAGAT TGATCCTGGCGCATCGGCAAATGTCGCtccaaaaaaaagaagaagaaaggactCAGCAAGTACTTATCCTGAGACTAATCAGCATGCTCCAGTTGATTATTTCAATATTGGTGATGTGCCTGGGAAATCCTCTGGAAGAGGTACTGTGCATCCAGTGAAGCAATTAGCTAGTAGCACTGTAGGTTCTTATGGTCAATACCATGAGGACAACAGAGTGGTGAAGAACAAAACCAGTGGTCCTGGAGGAGCCCCTAAAAGGAAATCTTCTGATTTCTCCGTCGTTGCTGATGCTACAGAGCATGCAAAGATCAGTAAGGATGCCTCGCATGCTCCTTTGGAGCTAAGAGAATTGGAAAAGCATAAAGCTGCAGTACTACCTGTTGACTATGCACACAAGTCAAAAACCAGCGAGACATATGATTATGCTTATTCAGCTTACAGGGATAAAGGTACTTCAGTGCAACTTGATTTCCAACTAAGAAAGGCAAGCGGGGAAAATCAAGATCCATCAAATAGAATCTATCGCAAAGAGAAGTATGGAACAAGTGAATATCCTGTCATGGCTATGGGTAGTGCTGTCTATTCTACACAAACAGTG AACCCTGTTGTTGGTAGGGAGGGTTCAGGTACTAAACCCAAAGGCACCAGGCTTGAGCGAGCTATTCGGGATCTCCAGAAGATTGTTGCTGAAT ATAGACCACCAATAATTGATATTAATGAGGTAGATCCAAATGGTCAGGCAGCAGTTAAAAGACGGTTGCCTCAAGAAGTAAAGCAAAAGCTTGCCAAGGTTGCAAGGTTATCG GCAAATCAAGGAAAGATCCAAGAACATGAGTTGATGGACCGCCTCATGGGCATAGTTGGACACCTTGTGCAGCGCAGGACACTGAAG AGAAACATGAAAGAAATGGTAGAATCAGGTCTATCTGCTAAACTGGAGAAGGCTGATCGGTTTCAGCGTATAAAAATGGAGATCAACGAAATGATCAAAACACGTGTGGCTGCAAAGTCAAAG GATGGTTCAGCTGATGATTTTCAGGTTGCTAATGATGAAAGAAGAGCTTTAAAAGGGAAGTCTGTAATGGATGCTGCATTGGAGGATAGGATATGTGATCTGTATGATCTGTATGTTGAG GGTATGGATGAAGATAAGGGCCCTCAGAGCAGGAAGTTATATGTTGAG CTTGCAGAGCTATGGCCGCAAGGCTACATGGATAATGTTGGAATCAAAGATGCCATTTCTAGATCGAAGGATCGGAAAAGATTATTGTACAACCAGCAAAAG GTTCGCAATGAAGAGAGAATGAAGAGGAAGAGGCTGGCTGCATCAGCTAAACTGCAAGAGGGCTACCCTGTTGTAATGCAAGGTGGAGTTGTCCCACAAGTAGCACAACCACCCATAACAAATCCCATCACATACCCTGCACCTGATTATGGACAGAACCAGGGTTTGAAAAGTTACGAAAGGGTTCGCGAAACAAGCTCTAGTGCAATCCCTGATGACAGCATCAGAAATGCTGGCGAgatgaagaagaaaaaaagaaaacctGAATATGATGCTGTAGATACACAAGCTAACATACCAAAGGCTCCCTTGCAGCATGGGAACGAGAAGCAAAAGCCTTCCAAGCCTTTGGACGAGGCAAATGCTGGTAGCCAGCTCACTCAAACCGTGCTTGGCCTCCCAACCGTGCTTGGTCATAACCAACAACCTAGCTGA
- the LOC112895182 gene encoding ubinuclein-1 isoform X2 encodes MEDPVAATAPAAAAARVPAAAAPAAAAAPPALAPQQPPATAAAVPEAAAACRRQLFTVELRPGETTIVSWKKLLREAGQAAPAPAVAAEPAFPAHAGPSGAAHPAENDPKDPTQPNRFNAVIEKIERLYMGKHSSDEEDLDDVPDDDQYDTEDSFIDDAELDEYFEVDNLKTKHDGYFVNKGKLEQIDPGASANVAPKKRRRKDSASTYPETNQHAPVDYFNIGDVPGKSSGRGTVHPVKQLASSTVGSYGQYHEDNRVVKNKTSGPGGAPKRKSSDFSVVADATEHAKISKDASHAPLELRELEKHKAAVLPVDYAHKSKTSETYDYAYSAYRDKGTSVQLDFQLRKASGENQDPSNRIYRKEKYGTSEYPVMAMGSAVYSTQTVNPVVGREGSGTKPKGTRLERAIRDLQKIVAEYRPPIIDINEVDPNGQAAVKRRLPQEVKQKLAKVARLSANQGKIQEHELMDRLMGIVGHLVQRRTLKRNMKEMVESGLSAKLEKADRFQRIKMEINEMIKTRVAAKSKVNEQQDGSADDFQVANDERRALKGKSVMDAALEDRICDLYDLYVEGMDEDKGPQSRKLYVELAELWPQGYMDNVGIKDAISRSKDRKRLLYNQQKVRNEERMKRKRLAASAKLQEGYPVVMQGGVVPQVAQPPITNPITYPAPDYGQNQGLKSYERVRETSSSAIPDDSIRNAGEMKKKKRKPEYDAVDTQANIPKAPLQHGNEKQKPSKPLDEANAGSQLTQTVLGLPTVLGHNQQPS; translated from the exons ATGGAAGACCCCGTGGCCGCCactgcccctgccgccgccgcagctagggttccggcggcggcggctcctgcCGCTGCCGCGGCACCGCCCGCTCTCGCTCCGCAGCAGCCGCCCGCCACTGCGGCCGCGGTCCCTGAAGCTGCGGCGGCGTGCCGGAGGCAGCTGTTCACGGTGGAGCTGCGACCCGGGGAGACCACCATCGTATCGTGGAAGAAGCTCCTTAGGGAGGCCGGGCAAGCGgcaccggcgccggcggtggcagcGGAGCCGGCGTTCCCCGCACATGCGGGCCCATCCGGTGCG GCACATCCTGCAGAAAACGACCCAAAGGATCCGACACAGCCAAATCGATTTAATGCAGTCATTGAAAAAATTGAGCGCCTTTACATG GGCAAACATAGTAGTGACGAAGAAGATCTTGACGATGTACCGGATGATGATCAGTATGACACTGAGGATTCTTTTATTGATGATGCTGAGTTG GATGAATATTTTGAAGTCGATAATTTGAAAACTAAGCACGATGGGTATTTTGTGAACAAAGGAAAACTGGAACAGAT TGATCCTGGCGCATCGGCAAATGTCGCtccaaaaaaaagaagaagaaaggactCAGCAAGTACTTATCCTGAGACTAATCAGCATGCTCCAGTTGATTATTTCAATATTGGTGATGTGCCTGGGAAATCCTCTGGAAGAGGTACTGTGCATCCAGTGAAGCAATTAGCTAGTAGCACTGTAGGTTCTTATGGTCAATACCATGAGGACAACAGAGTGGTGAAGAACAAAACCAGTGGTCCTGGAGGAGCCCCTAAAAGGAAATCTTCTGATTTCTCCGTCGTTGCTGATGCTACAGAGCATGCAAAGATCAGTAAGGATGCCTCGCATGCTCCTTTGGAGCTAAGAGAATTGGAAAAGCATAAAGCTGCAGTACTACCTGTTGACTATGCACACAAGTCAAAAACCAGCGAGACATATGATTATGCTTATTCAGCTTACAGGGATAAAGGTACTTCAGTGCAACTTGATTTCCAACTAAGAAAGGCAAGCGGGGAAAATCAAGATCCATCAAATAGAATCTATCGCAAAGAGAAGTATGGAACAAGTGAATATCCTGTCATGGCTATGGGTAGTGCTGTCTATTCTACACAAACAGTG AACCCTGTTGTTGGTAGGGAGGGTTCAGGTACTAAACCCAAAGGCACCAGGCTTGAGCGAGCTATTCGGGATCTCCAGAAGATTGTTGCTGAAT ATAGACCACCAATAATTGATATTAATGAGGTAGATCCAAATGGTCAGGCAGCAGTTAAAAGACGGTTGCCTCAAGAAGTAAAGCAAAAGCTTGCCAAGGTTGCAAGGTTATCG GCAAATCAAGGAAAGATCCAAGAACATGAGTTGATGGACCGCCTCATGGGCATAGTTGGACACCTTGTGCAGCGCAGGACACTGAAG AGAAACATGAAAGAAATGGTAGAATCAGGTCTATCTGCTAAACTGGAGAAGGCTGATCGGTTTCAGCGTATAAAAATGGAGATCAACGAAATGATCAAAACACGTGTGGCTGCAAAGTCAAAG GTCAATGAACAGCAGGATGGTTCAGCTGATGATTTTCAGGTTGCTAATGATGAAAGAAGAGCTTTAAAAGGGAAGTCTGTAATGGATGCTGCATTGGAGGATAGGATATGTGATCTGTATGATCTGTATGTTGAG GGTATGGATGAAGATAAGGGCCCTCAGAGCAGGAAGTTATATGTTGAG CTTGCAGAGCTATGGCCGCAAGGCTACATGGATAATGTTGGAATCAAAGATGCCATTTCTAGATCGAAGGATCGGAAAAGATTATTGTACAACCAGCAAAAG GTTCGCAATGAAGAGAGAATGAAGAGGAAGAGGCTGGCTGCATCAGCTAAACTGCAAGAGGGCTACCCTGTTGTAATGCAAGGTGGAGTTGTCCCACAAGTAGCACAACCACCCATAACAAATCCCATCACATACCCTGCACCTGATTATGGACAGAACCAGGGTTTGAAAAGTTACGAAAGGGTTCGCGAAACAAGCTCTAGTGCAATCCCTGATGACAGCATCAGAAATGCTGGCGAgatgaagaagaaaaaaagaaaacctGAATATGATGCTGTAGATACACAAGCTAACATACCAAAGGCTCCCTTGCAGCATGGGAACGAGAAGCAAAAGCCTTCCAAGCCTTTGGACGAGGCAAATGCTGGTAGCCAGCTCACTCAAACCGTGCTTGGCCTCCCAACCGTGCTTGGTCATAACCAACAACCTAGCTGA
- the LOC112895182 gene encoding ubinuclein-1 isoform X1, whose translation MEDPVAATAPAAAAARVPAAAAPAAAAAPPALAPQQPPATAAAVPEAAAACRRQLFTVELRPGETTIVSWKKLLREAGQAAPAPAVAAEPAFPAHAGPSGAAHPAENDPKDPTQPNRFNAVIEKIERLYMGKHSSDEEDLDDVPDDDQYDTEDSFIDDAELDEYFEVDNLKTKHDGYFVNKGKLEQIDPGASANVAPKKRRRKDSASTYPETNQHAPVDYFNIGDVPGKSSGRGTVHPVKQLASSTVGSYGQYHEDNRVVKNKTSGPGGAPKRKSSDFSVVADATEHAKISKDASHAPLELRELEKHKAAVLPVDYAHKSKTSETYDYAYSAYRDKGTSVQLDFQLRKASGENQDPSNRIYRKEKYGTSEYPVMAMGSAVYSTQTVNPVVGREGSGTKPKGTRLERAIRDLQKIVAEYRPPIIDINEVDPNGQAAVKRRLPQEVKQKLAKVARLSANQGKIQEHELMDRLMGIVGHLVQRRTLKRNMKEMVESGLSAKLEKADRFQRIKMEINEMIKTRVAAKSKLLTWYQVNEQQDGSADDFQVANDERRALKGKSVMDAALEDRICDLYDLYVEGMDEDKGPQSRKLYVELAELWPQGYMDNVGIKDAISRSKDRKRLLYNQQKVRNEERMKRKRLAASAKLQEGYPVVMQGGVVPQVAQPPITNPITYPAPDYGQNQGLKSYERVRETSSSAIPDDSIRNAGEMKKKKRKPEYDAVDTQANIPKAPLQHGNEKQKPSKPLDEANAGSQLTQTVLGLPTVLGHNQQPS comes from the exons ATGGAAGACCCCGTGGCCGCCactgcccctgccgccgccgcagctagggttccggcggcggcggctcctgcCGCTGCCGCGGCACCGCCCGCTCTCGCTCCGCAGCAGCCGCCCGCCACTGCGGCCGCGGTCCCTGAAGCTGCGGCGGCGTGCCGGAGGCAGCTGTTCACGGTGGAGCTGCGACCCGGGGAGACCACCATCGTATCGTGGAAGAAGCTCCTTAGGGAGGCCGGGCAAGCGgcaccggcgccggcggtggcagcGGAGCCGGCGTTCCCCGCACATGCGGGCCCATCCGGTGCG GCACATCCTGCAGAAAACGACCCAAAGGATCCGACACAGCCAAATCGATTTAATGCAGTCATTGAAAAAATTGAGCGCCTTTACATG GGCAAACATAGTAGTGACGAAGAAGATCTTGACGATGTACCGGATGATGATCAGTATGACACTGAGGATTCTTTTATTGATGATGCTGAGTTG GATGAATATTTTGAAGTCGATAATTTGAAAACTAAGCACGATGGGTATTTTGTGAACAAAGGAAAACTGGAACAGAT TGATCCTGGCGCATCGGCAAATGTCGCtccaaaaaaaagaagaagaaaggactCAGCAAGTACTTATCCTGAGACTAATCAGCATGCTCCAGTTGATTATTTCAATATTGGTGATGTGCCTGGGAAATCCTCTGGAAGAGGTACTGTGCATCCAGTGAAGCAATTAGCTAGTAGCACTGTAGGTTCTTATGGTCAATACCATGAGGACAACAGAGTGGTGAAGAACAAAACCAGTGGTCCTGGAGGAGCCCCTAAAAGGAAATCTTCTGATTTCTCCGTCGTTGCTGATGCTACAGAGCATGCAAAGATCAGTAAGGATGCCTCGCATGCTCCTTTGGAGCTAAGAGAATTGGAAAAGCATAAAGCTGCAGTACTACCTGTTGACTATGCACACAAGTCAAAAACCAGCGAGACATATGATTATGCTTATTCAGCTTACAGGGATAAAGGTACTTCAGTGCAACTTGATTTCCAACTAAGAAAGGCAAGCGGGGAAAATCAAGATCCATCAAATAGAATCTATCGCAAAGAGAAGTATGGAACAAGTGAATATCCTGTCATGGCTATGGGTAGTGCTGTCTATTCTACACAAACAGTG AACCCTGTTGTTGGTAGGGAGGGTTCAGGTACTAAACCCAAAGGCACCAGGCTTGAGCGAGCTATTCGGGATCTCCAGAAGATTGTTGCTGAAT ATAGACCACCAATAATTGATATTAATGAGGTAGATCCAAATGGTCAGGCAGCAGTTAAAAGACGGTTGCCTCAAGAAGTAAAGCAAAAGCTTGCCAAGGTTGCAAGGTTATCG GCAAATCAAGGAAAGATCCAAGAACATGAGTTGATGGACCGCCTCATGGGCATAGTTGGACACCTTGTGCAGCGCAGGACACTGAAG AGAAACATGAAAGAAATGGTAGAATCAGGTCTATCTGCTAAACTGGAGAAGGCTGATCGGTTTCAGCGTATAAAAATGGAGATCAACGAAATGATCAAAACACGTGTGGCTGCAAAGTCAAAG TTATTAACATGGTACCAGGTCAATGAACAGCAGGATGGTTCAGCTGATGATTTTCAGGTTGCTAATGATGAAAGAAGAGCTTTAAAAGGGAAGTCTGTAATGGATGCTGCATTGGAGGATAGGATATGTGATCTGTATGATCTGTATGTTGAG GGTATGGATGAAGATAAGGGCCCTCAGAGCAGGAAGTTATATGTTGAG CTTGCAGAGCTATGGCCGCAAGGCTACATGGATAATGTTGGAATCAAAGATGCCATTTCTAGATCGAAGGATCGGAAAAGATTATTGTACAACCAGCAAAAG GTTCGCAATGAAGAGAGAATGAAGAGGAAGAGGCTGGCTGCATCAGCTAAACTGCAAGAGGGCTACCCTGTTGTAATGCAAGGTGGAGTTGTCCCACAAGTAGCACAACCACCCATAACAAATCCCATCACATACCCTGCACCTGATTATGGACAGAACCAGGGTTTGAAAAGTTACGAAAGGGTTCGCGAAACAAGCTCTAGTGCAATCCCTGATGACAGCATCAGAAATGCTGGCGAgatgaagaagaaaaaaagaaaacctGAATATGATGCTGTAGATACACAAGCTAACATACCAAAGGCTCCCTTGCAGCATGGGAACGAGAAGCAAAAGCCTTCCAAGCCTTTGGACGAGGCAAATGCTGGTAGCCAGCTCACTCAAACCGTGCTTGGCCTCCCAACCGTGCTTGGTCATAACCAACAACCTAGCTGA
- the LOC112895182 gene encoding ubinuclein-1 isoform X3, which translates to MEDPVAATAPAAAAARVPAAAAPAAAAAPPALAPQQPPATAAAVPEAAAACRRQLFTVELRPGETTIVSWKKLLREAGQAAPAPAVAAEPAFPAHAGPSGAAHPAENDPKDPTQPNRFNAVIEKIERLYMGKHSSDEEDLDDVPDDDQYDTEDSFIDDAELDEYFEVDNLKTKHDGYFVNKGKLEQIDPGASANVAPKKRRRKDSASTYPETNQHAPVDYFNIGDVPGKSSGRGTVHPVKQLASSTVGSYGQYHEDNRVVKNKTSGPGGAPKRKSSDFSVVADATEHAKISKDASHAPLELRELEKHKAAVLPVDYAHKSKTSETYDYAYSAYRDKGTSVQLDFQLRKASGENQDPSNRIYRKEKYGTSEYPVMAMGSAVYSTQTVNPVVGREGSGTKPKGTRLERAIRDLQKIVAEYRPPIIDINEVDPNGQAAVKRRLPQEVKQKLAKVARLSANQGKIQEHELMDRLMGIVGHLVQRRTLKRNMKEMVESGLSAKLEKADRFQRIKMEINEMIKTRVAAKSKQDGSADDFQVANDERRALKGKSVMDAALEDRICDLYDLYVEGMDEDKGPQSRKLYVELAELWPQGYMDNVGIKDAISRSKDRKRLLYNQQKVRNEERMKRKRLAASAKLQEGYPVVMQGGVVPQVAQPPITNPITYPAPDYGQNQGLKSYERVRETSSSAIPDDSIRNAGEMKKKKRKPEYDAVDTQANIPKAPLQHGNEKQKPSKPLDEANAGSQLTQTVLGLPTVLGHNQQPS; encoded by the exons ATGGAAGACCCCGTGGCCGCCactgcccctgccgccgccgcagctagggttccggcggcggcggctcctgcCGCTGCCGCGGCACCGCCCGCTCTCGCTCCGCAGCAGCCGCCCGCCACTGCGGCCGCGGTCCCTGAAGCTGCGGCGGCGTGCCGGAGGCAGCTGTTCACGGTGGAGCTGCGACCCGGGGAGACCACCATCGTATCGTGGAAGAAGCTCCTTAGGGAGGCCGGGCAAGCGgcaccggcgccggcggtggcagcGGAGCCGGCGTTCCCCGCACATGCGGGCCCATCCGGTGCG GCACATCCTGCAGAAAACGACCCAAAGGATCCGACACAGCCAAATCGATTTAATGCAGTCATTGAAAAAATTGAGCGCCTTTACATG GGCAAACATAGTAGTGACGAAGAAGATCTTGACGATGTACCGGATGATGATCAGTATGACACTGAGGATTCTTTTATTGATGATGCTGAGTTG GATGAATATTTTGAAGTCGATAATTTGAAAACTAAGCACGATGGGTATTTTGTGAACAAAGGAAAACTGGAACAGAT TGATCCTGGCGCATCGGCAAATGTCGCtccaaaaaaaagaagaagaaaggactCAGCAAGTACTTATCCTGAGACTAATCAGCATGCTCCAGTTGATTATTTCAATATTGGTGATGTGCCTGGGAAATCCTCTGGAAGAGGTACTGTGCATCCAGTGAAGCAATTAGCTAGTAGCACTGTAGGTTCTTATGGTCAATACCATGAGGACAACAGAGTGGTGAAGAACAAAACCAGTGGTCCTGGAGGAGCCCCTAAAAGGAAATCTTCTGATTTCTCCGTCGTTGCTGATGCTACAGAGCATGCAAAGATCAGTAAGGATGCCTCGCATGCTCCTTTGGAGCTAAGAGAATTGGAAAAGCATAAAGCTGCAGTACTACCTGTTGACTATGCACACAAGTCAAAAACCAGCGAGACATATGATTATGCTTATTCAGCTTACAGGGATAAAGGTACTTCAGTGCAACTTGATTTCCAACTAAGAAAGGCAAGCGGGGAAAATCAAGATCCATCAAATAGAATCTATCGCAAAGAGAAGTATGGAACAAGTGAATATCCTGTCATGGCTATGGGTAGTGCTGTCTATTCTACACAAACAGTG AACCCTGTTGTTGGTAGGGAGGGTTCAGGTACTAAACCCAAAGGCACCAGGCTTGAGCGAGCTATTCGGGATCTCCAGAAGATTGTTGCTGAAT ATAGACCACCAATAATTGATATTAATGAGGTAGATCCAAATGGTCAGGCAGCAGTTAAAAGACGGTTGCCTCAAGAAGTAAAGCAAAAGCTTGCCAAGGTTGCAAGGTTATCG GCAAATCAAGGAAAGATCCAAGAACATGAGTTGATGGACCGCCTCATGGGCATAGTTGGACACCTTGTGCAGCGCAGGACACTGAAG AGAAACATGAAAGAAATGGTAGAATCAGGTCTATCTGCTAAACTGGAGAAGGCTGATCGGTTTCAGCGTATAAAAATGGAGATCAACGAAATGATCAAAACACGTGTGGCTGCAAAGTCAAAG CAGGATGGTTCAGCTGATGATTTTCAGGTTGCTAATGATGAAAGAAGAGCTTTAAAAGGGAAGTCTGTAATGGATGCTGCATTGGAGGATAGGATATGTGATCTGTATGATCTGTATGTTGAG GGTATGGATGAAGATAAGGGCCCTCAGAGCAGGAAGTTATATGTTGAG CTTGCAGAGCTATGGCCGCAAGGCTACATGGATAATGTTGGAATCAAAGATGCCATTTCTAGATCGAAGGATCGGAAAAGATTATTGTACAACCAGCAAAAG GTTCGCAATGAAGAGAGAATGAAGAGGAAGAGGCTGGCTGCATCAGCTAAACTGCAAGAGGGCTACCCTGTTGTAATGCAAGGTGGAGTTGTCCCACAAGTAGCACAACCACCCATAACAAATCCCATCACATACCCTGCACCTGATTATGGACAGAACCAGGGTTTGAAAAGTTACGAAAGGGTTCGCGAAACAAGCTCTAGTGCAATCCCTGATGACAGCATCAGAAATGCTGGCGAgatgaagaagaaaaaaagaaaacctGAATATGATGCTGTAGATACACAAGCTAACATACCAAAGGCTCCCTTGCAGCATGGGAACGAGAAGCAAAAGCCTTCCAAGCCTTTGGACGAGGCAAATGCTGGTAGCCAGCTCACTCAAACCGTGCTTGGCCTCCCAACCGTGCTTGGTCATAACCAACAACCTAGCTGA